From the Lactuca sativa cultivar Salinas chromosome 9, Lsat_Salinas_v11, whole genome shotgun sequence genome, the window CCAAGCATgtgaaataatatttttatatagaTTAAATATTTCAATTGATTTGTGAGTTAAATATAGTAAGTTGAGAGGGTGAGGGTTTCAAATGAGTATTATGCAAGAATGAGGCTTATCTTTAACCATATTTAAATTGAATGACATCCTTTATATGATTTATAAAGATAAATAATCGAAAAACGATCACATTATCCTTCAAGCATATCAGGATTCATATTGATTTCATAAACATTATTATCATCCCTTCCCTAACACGTAAAGGTAATGTGTAATTTATCCaaatatttaaattttgaatCCTATTGTAAGATGGAATAAAAAGAATAACGATAAAGTTATCTAAATATAAAAAGGTTGTTTATTATAGAAAATgtctaatattaatatattacccATAGCACTCTTAGTAGAAATTCTTTTCTAAAGAAAATATTGTTGTGAGTAGGGGTGACAACGGATGACATGATCGGAGAAAAATACACAATATGAAACGAAATTGGCACAAAATTGAAATTTGAATTCGTGCTCATGTCGTGTTCATGTCAAGTGTAAAATACAAATTGTTGTGACGTGGCGTGTTCGTGTTCAATATTCAACACAAAATTGATACGATTTAACATttgtttgtcgtgtttttcgtgttatgtATTGTTATGTATTGTTATGTATTAATTGAATTAACTAATTGTTCATTTATGTTATCTTTGTCATGTCATGTCGTGTTGTGTTTGTTGCTTTTTTAATTGGTTTGTTTTCGTATAGTTAAAAAACACGATATCGTGTCATGTAATGTTTGTGTTATATAAAACTTTGTCATTGTGTGTCGTGTTAGAcacaaacacgacacgattgtcCGATTTTGCATACCTAGTTATAAGGGGTTGATATCTATTTAATGCCTCTTCTTAGAAAATTATGATCATTTTTTTATCACATTACTtgaaaaagaaatcaaatatccttttatttttttcttcctATAATCTTCTTACACATTTAAGATTTTAACACTTatcatatttaataaaattaataaactttTATTATACTTATCATCATCTAAAAAATATAGGAGGATGAGTAGAAAGAAAAAGTAGaagaatatttaatttttctaCTTAAAAACATCTATAACATcaaactcaaataagatttaACTAGTAAGTTTCTACCCCGGTTTTGTGGAGCACTAAACTTGCGTAAATACGAAAATGTAGCGAGCAAACTTGCAAATATACAAAACTCTTGTGCCTAGATTGTGAAACCAAAAATATGTATGGACGAAACAAGACAATATATTATGGAAGCGTGGGGTGCGTAATATGCAAATTTTCTTTTAGGTAAGGActgtttttgtaatttttttaagcACATTGaccatttttgtaaaaaaaactacaaaatacTTTTTTTGTAAATGCGAGAACAAtttatgtaatttattttttatatagtgATCAAACCTGCTAACATACGAAAATCTTAAACATATAGATagtgttttaaaaaaaaagactCATAAGGACCCTTTTTGTAAATTACAAAACTATAAGGACGAAATATGCCAGTAATAAAAACCCTGGTGGCAAAACTTTGAAATGCAAGAAATATAAGGACAAATTTgccaataattaaaacattggtAGCAAAACTTTGAAATACATGAAAGTTAGTGATCATTTTGAGTTTgcaattagtatatataataaTGTTCTACACAAATTAagatatcacacacacacacacatacatatatatatatatatatatatatatatatatatatatatatatatatatatatatatatatatatatatatatatatatatatatatatatatatatatatatatatatcgaaagcAAAGTAACGATGATATGCTCATACTTTAACTTTGATGTCAAAACACAAACTTTTGTGATTGctttatttcaattttttataGTTGCTTGTTGTATTCAAATCATTTTGTCTAGCTCCATAATTTTGTTCGGTTCCAATAATTCTGAACCAACAACCCTTTAGTCCATCTCATATCTTATTTGCAGGTTTCTTATTGACATTAATTTTCTTTTGTCTGAAATCAATATGTTAATTaggtaattatatatatgtacttCATTTTTTTAATCTAAACTTGGAACTTATTATTATTTGAAAGTTATGTATACACTACTTGCTGATATATAGAGAATCAAGCAAATGGATACTGATCGATAATTACAATGATTAATTCCGAATATTTTAATAGGAAGCTAAATTTAGAACCACTAATTGAAATACATCTATCCTTGAAGCTCTAGAAGTCGAACCCACCACCAAACCTTAGTTATGATTTGCTTCTGTTTTTTCTATtagcatttttttctttttctccaaAACATCGTATTTAAAGTTCGTAGCACTTAAATGATCTTaatcattttttctttttaaatataaaatttagagATTTAAATAATGGATACTGATTGATAATTACAATGATTAATTCCGAATATTTTAATAGGAAGCTAAATTTATAACCACCAATTGAAATACATCTATGGACGAAGCTTTATGTTCTGAGTCTAACAAAAGAAAATATAAGAAAATCAgaggagaaaagaaaaaaaaattattttgtgtTTCCGAGTTGGAAAGAAATAGAAAgaaaattaatcattttgttttttcttttcaaatcttttaaattatAAGGAAAGTTAGGAAGGAAAATGATCATTCTATTTTTCTTCACTTCTTTCCTTTAATGAAACTTACGAAcaacaatttcttttattttcttctcatttccaataattttctttattttctctcgttaagttgaactcgAGAACGGGACGGTCGAACCCACCACCAGACCATAGTTATGATTTGCTTTTGTATTTTCTATtagcatttttttctttttctctaaAACATGGTATTTAAAGTTCGGAGCACTTAAATGGtcttaatcattttttttaaatataaagaaAACTTTAGAGATTTGAATATTTCCCTTTTACTTACAGGCTTACAGCAATACCATTCATCAATTTTAGGCTAGATCGTGTTTGTGGTTTATCCAAAATTATAAATATGTTAGTTTTTCATTTATACTGTTTTAGTGAttcaattttcttttaatttggGGCCACAGTTAATATAAAATCAGAAGAGTACATGTGTTTTgtgcagaaaaataaaaaaaagttaggaTTAATAAGAGAAATCCAAATATATACTTTTTATGGGTTTTTCTAATCGGAACTGATTCATACATAACAATTTATGCATTAAAATAgagttttttttttaccaaatgggtgttttataaaaacttatttaccaaaCAAGTGTAGTTTTAAACATATTTACCATTTAGGGTTATACcaagtaaaaataaataaataacaaagaaaaacagaaaaaaaaaaacgtaAGACTCAAACACAGAGACCAGTCGACAGTCGACGTTCTGATACCCCAAAGTCCGTCTTCAATCGATCGCTTGTATCGTCATTCGATTTCGGCCATAGCCGACGCCGACGGCTCCGATTCCGGACACAAACGGACGCCGGCGACTTGATTCCGGTGAGTACTCCACTGCAGAAGACGACGTGGACCTGATTCTTCTTCGATTTTGGCCATAGTCGACGTTGGTGAATTCGATTCCAGCCACAACAAACTCGGTTGTAGCTTGATTTCCTTGTAAGTCTGAATCCTCTATTGAAATTTGATTTCAGCTTGTTAGTTTTGGATTGATTCCAACTACTATTTGCTATTCCATTCCACTGTTATTTGCTTATTTGCAAACTCTTAGATTACATGAAACTAATTTCCAAGATGTATATTAAAATCTACAAGTAAAAGATTTTCAATTTTTTAGGTAAACTGTATGAATTTTGATTCAATTCCTTATCAATTACACTGTTGACAAATTTACCCTTGTATCCTATTTCCAACTTATACGTTTGCTTGGAATCAAAACACAATCAAATTAATAGCAATATGCCAATATCTCTTCGACACAATTCTGATTTTTTTATATCAATGCCGAATATGTCTATTGTTCCAACAATAATACATGGTTTTTAGTTCATACTTGGTGTTGCGAATTGTGGCTCTTACTTTATTATAAATGATAAACAACTTTTCTGTGATTTTTTATGGTCATTACTTCATCGTGACTGATATTGTGGCTActgcttctttttttttttgtgattcatTTTGGTTATTGTTTTTTTCGTTTGCTTATTTGCAATTGTTATTCCACATTTGCTTTTTTTTTGTTTGCTTCAACATTCATATTTTGGAGCAATTTTATGATTgaatttatgttttgttctagatGGAGGTTGTTACAATGCTTTGTTATTGGGGTGGGACAACCTGTGATGGACCAGATGGTATAAATTATAGCAAAGCTCCAAAAAAAGCAATCAATGTTAACTGTAGAATACAATTTGATGAACTGGTCGACCGTATATATCTTGCTACATCTTTTGATAAACAACACCACCGCATCAACTTAATTTATAGATATCCATCGGTTGGTATTGAAAATGTTGTAAAATACATTCCTCTTCCTATCAAAGATAATGATGATGTTGGCATCATGTTTGATGTGCTTCGTTTCCATCAAGAAGTAAGTAACATTGATCTCTATTTAGAGGTTGAAGACATTGATCAAATTCGACACGTAGAGATGGAATCTAGGTATAATCATTTGTGGTTTACATGATTTACAAGTTTCAACTTATTTTGAATGTGATAACTTATTTTGTAATATTTGTAGCAGAAATCATGAACCGGTTGTGCTAGAAGAGCAAAGGAACAATGAGTTACTATTACCTAATACAAACCATGTTAATGCCATATCAGATATGATTCATAATGAAGATTTCTACACAATTTCTCAAGCTGTTGTTGTGAGTAATGGAATAATTAGTGATAATGAAAttgatgaagaagatgacataagagaagaatatgatgaagatGATGGAGTTGACATCACTCAAGAACATGAACCACCACATGTAGATCGGGGTGAAACATCTTTTGACAATAACCATCAAGTACCATCAACTTTTACCAATATAGATGAAACAAATGTGATTAGTGATGGTAATTGGACTGTGTCACAATCAATAAGCAAGAATGATTTTACATGGGAGCTGGAAAAAGATTCTTTCAAGGATAAAGAAGAACTTATGAGAGCTATCAAGCTCCAATGCATTAAGACACAGACAATTTGAGGTCATTGAGACACGCCCAACTCTATGGAGCATAAGATGCAAGTTTCATTTACATTCTGGTTGTAAATAGCAACTTCGTGCAAGTAAATGAAAACGGAGTGGAAAttttgaaattacaaagtacattGGTCCACATACTTGTTTAAACAACAATATTTCTTTAGACCATACGAACCTAGATGCAAACTTGATTGCTCAGGAAACCAAACACCTTATAAAAGAGCAACCTTCTATTGGTGTTCCTGCTTTGAGAGCCGAAATAGTTGATAAACTAGGCTATACTCCATATAAAAAGCTTTGGGCTGGAAAGCAGAAGGCAATCGAACAAGTGTTTGGCAATTGGGAAGAGTCTTATgctgctttaccaaaatttttgGGTGCACTTCAGAAGTTCAATCCAGGACTATAGTCGAGTGGTGTGTTTCAAGATCAACCGATACAGAACATGTGGAGTTTAGACGTGTTTTCTGGGCTTTTGTTCCTTCTATTAAGGGGTTTGCACATTGTCGACCTGTGATTAGTATTGATGGCACACACTTGTATGGTAAGTACACGGGAAAGATGTTGATTGCAATGGGAGTTGATGGTAATAATCAGATTTTGCCACTTGCATTTGTTATTGTAGAAAATGAATCATATGATAGTTGGAATTGgtttctttcttatatcaagagTCATGTGGTGAAAGAGCGTGAAGGCATTTGTTTAATATTTGATCGTCATTTGGGAATCCTAA encodes:
- the LOC111889720 gene encoding uncharacterized protein LOC111889720 isoform X2, with the protein product MEVVTMLCYWGGTTCDGPDGINYSKAPKKAINVNCRIQFDELVDRIYLATSFDKQHHRINLIYRYPSVGIENVVKYIPLPIKDNDDVGIMFDVLRFHQEVSNIDLYLEVEDIDQIRHVEMESRNHEPVVLEEQRNNELLLPNTNHVNAISDMIHNEDFYTISQAVVVSNGIISDNEIDEEDDIREEYDEDDGVDITQEHEPPHVDRGETSFDNNHQVPSTFTNIDETNVISDGNWTVSQSISKNDFTWELEKDSFKDKEELMRAIKLQCIKTQTI
- the LOC111889720 gene encoding uncharacterized protein LOC111889720 isoform X1 is translated as MEVVTMLCYWGGTTCDGPDGINYSKAPKKAINVNCRIQFDELVDRIYLATSFDKQHHRINLIYRYPSVGIENVVKYIPLPIKDNDDVGIMFDVLRFHQEVSNIDLYLEVEDIDQIRHVEMESSRNHEPVVLEEQRNNELLLPNTNHVNAISDMIHNEDFYTISQAVVVSNGIISDNEIDEEDDIREEYDEDDGVDITQEHEPPHVDRGETSFDNNHQVPSTFTNIDETNVISDGNWTVSQSISKNDFTWELEKDSFKDKEELMRAIKLQCIKTQTI